A single window of Salvelinus namaycush isolate Seneca chromosome 11, SaNama_1.0, whole genome shotgun sequence DNA harbors:
- the LOC120056191 gene encoding dnaJ homolog subfamily B member 4-like: protein MGKDYYKILGIVKGAADEDIKKAYRKQALKWHPDKNKASNAEEKFKEIAEAYEVLSDPKKREIYDQYGEEGLKGSPNSGPDDQGSNFTSYTFHGDPHATFATFFGGANPFEMFFGRKANGRGPGGDDEDMDVDGNDPFGSFTSFNLNGFPRDRHVGLGGQQRRKQDPAVHHELRVSLEEVFHGCTKRMKISRKRMNPDGRTMRTEDKILTIEIKRGWKEGTKITFPREGDESPNTIPADIVFVIKDKPHMHFRREGSDIVYPVKVSLRQSLCGCSVTVSTIDGKTCNMKITDVIKPGMKQTVAGQGLPLPKNPEQRGDLVVEFDVNFPESLPSNAKDVLKRHLPAS from the exons ATGGGGAAAGATTATTATAAAATCCTGGGGATAGTGAAAGGAGCGGCCGACGAGGATATCAAAAAGGCGTACAGAAAACAGGCTCTGAAATGGCACCCGGACAAAAACAAGGCGTCCAACGCCGAGGAGAAATTCAAGGAGATCGCGGAGGCATATGAAGTCCTCAGTGATCCGAAAAAAAGAGAGATATATGATCAGTATGGAGAGGAAG GTCTCAAAGGAAGTCCCAATAGTGGTCCAGATGACCAGGGCAGCAACTTCACCTCCTACACATTCCACGGAGACCCTCACGCCACCTTCGCCACCTTCTTCGGCGGCGCCAACCCTTTCGAGATGTTCTTCGGACGCAAGGCTAACGGGCGCGGTCCGGGCGGAGACGACGAGGACATGGATGTGGACGGCAACGACCCGTTCGGCTCCTTCACCTCGTTTAATCTCAACGGGTTCCCTCGGGACCGCCACGTGGGGCTGGGCGGGCAGCAGAGGAGGAAGCAGGACCCGGCCGTTCATCACGAGCTGCGGGTATCGCTGGAGGAAGTGTTTCACGGTTGCACCAAGAGGATGAAGATCAGCAGGAAGAGGATGAACCCTGACGGACGCACCATGAGGACGGAGGATAAGATTCTCACCATAGAGATTAAGAGAGGGTGGAAGGAGGGAACCAAGATCACGTTCCCCAGAGAAGGAGACGAGTCGCCCAATACGATCCCTGCTGATATTGTGTTCGTCATTAAGGACAAGCCCCACATGCACTTTAGAAGGGAGGGGTCGGACATCGTGTACCCGGTGAAAGTTAGTCTACGACAG TCGTTGTGTGGTTGCTCGGTGACGGTGTCTACGATAGACGGGAAGACGTGTAACATGAAGATCACGGATGTGATAAAGCCAGGCATGAAACAGACTGTAGCAGGACAGGGCCTTCCCTTACCCAAGAACCCCGAGCAGAGAGGTGACCTGGTGGTGGAGTTTGACGTGAACTTTCCCGAGAGTCTCCCCAGCAACGCCAAGGATGTCCTGAAGAGGCATTTACCTGCTTCCTAG